The Streptomyces sp. NBC_00440 genome contains a region encoding:
- the sufB gene encoding Fe-S cluster assembly protein SufB has protein sequence MTLPTETAHPELEGLGTYEFGWADSDVAGAAAKRGLSEAVVRDISAKKNEPEWMLKLRLKGLKLFGKKPMPSWGSDLSGIDFENIKYFVRSTEKQAESWEDLPEDIKKTYDKLGIPEAEKQRLVAGVAAQYESEVVYHQINEELEAQGVIFMDTDTALKEHPELFQEYFGTVIPVGDNKFASLNSAVWSGGSFIYVPKGVHVEIPLQAYFRINTENMGQFERTLIIVDEDAYVHYVEGCTAPIYSSDSLHSAVVEIIVKKGGRCRYTTIQNWSNNVYNLVTKRAVAYEGATMEWVDGNIGSKVTMKYPAVYLMGEHAKGETLSIAFAGEGQHQDAGAKMVHMAPNTSSNIVSKSVARGGGRTSYRGLIEIGEGAEGSKSNVLCDALLVDTVSRSDTYPYVDVREDDVSMGHEATVSKVSDDQLFYLMSRGMTEFEAMAMIVRGFVEPIAKELPMEYALELNRLIELQMEGSVG, from the coding sequence ATGACTCTCCCCACGGAGACTGCCCACCCCGAACTCGAGGGCCTGGGTACGTACGAATTCGGCTGGGCCGACTCCGACGTGGCAGGTGCCGCGGCCAAGCGCGGCCTGTCCGAAGCTGTCGTCCGCGACATCTCGGCGAAGAAGAACGAGCCCGAGTGGATGCTGAAGCTGCGTCTCAAGGGCCTCAAGCTCTTCGGCAAGAAGCCCATGCCGAGCTGGGGCTCCGACCTGTCGGGCATCGACTTCGAGAACATCAAGTACTTCGTACGGTCCACCGAGAAGCAGGCGGAGTCCTGGGAGGACCTGCCGGAGGACATCAAGAAGACGTACGACAAGCTCGGCATCCCGGAGGCGGAGAAGCAGCGCCTCGTCGCGGGTGTCGCCGCCCAGTACGAGTCCGAGGTCGTGTACCACCAGATCAACGAGGAGCTGGAGGCGCAGGGTGTCATCTTCATGGACACCGACACCGCGCTGAAGGAGCACCCGGAGCTCTTCCAGGAGTACTTCGGCACGGTGATCCCGGTCGGCGACAACAAGTTCGCCTCGCTGAACTCGGCCGTGTGGTCCGGCGGTTCGTTCATCTACGTGCCGAAGGGCGTACACGTCGAGATCCCGCTGCAGGCCTACTTCCGCATCAACACGGAGAACATGGGCCAGTTCGAGCGGACGCTGATCATCGTCGACGAGGACGCCTACGTCCACTACGTCGAGGGCTGCACAGCCCCGATCTACTCCTCGGACTCGCTGCACAGCGCCGTCGTCGAGATCATCGTGAAGAAGGGCGGCCGCTGCCGCTACACGACGATCCAGAACTGGTCGAACAACGTCTACAACCTCGTCACCAAGCGTGCCGTGGCGTACGAGGGCGCGACCATGGAGTGGGTCGACGGCAACATCGGCTCCAAGGTGACCATGAAGTACCCGGCCGTCTACCTGATGGGCGAGCACGCCAAGGGCGAGACCCTGTCGATCGCCTTCGCGGGCGAGGGCCAGCACCAGGACGCCGGCGCCAAGATGGTCCACATGGCCCCGAACACCTCCTCCAACATCGTCTCCAAGTCGGTGGCGCGAGGCGGCGGCCGTACCTCCTACCGCGGTCTGATCGAGATCGGCGAGGGCGCCGAGGGCTCCAAGTCCAACGTGCTCTGTGACGCCCTGCTCGTCGACACGGTCTCCCGCTCGGACACCTACCCCTATGTGGACGTCCGCGAGGACGACGTGTCCATGGGCCACGAGGCGACCGTCTCCAAGGTCTCCGACGACCAGCTCTTCTACCTGATGAGCCGCGGTATGACGGAGTTCGAGGCGATGGCCATGATCGTGCGCGGCTTCGTCGAGCCGATCGCCAAGGAGCTCCCCATGGAGTACGCCCTGGAGCTCAACCGGCTGATCGAGCTGCAGATGGAGGGATCGGTCGGCTAG